One Nicotiana tomentosiformis chromosome 4, ASM39032v3, whole genome shotgun sequence genomic window carries:
- the LOC138909522 gene encoding interactor of constitutive active ROPs 3-like, giving the protein MEDRNPPLIFCEQDRLLSAHRGSYTPFPKTVELRPPVGDEDLPADSSTSGQPGAIAGEKKRKRAPSSPSSEKKKPRRRLVRKPKKRSSSRVHFSDSLFRLRDEPEEDELFMAHESSIPEEWMATEGETTEANPPQVHEAGAEVRAKIFRDTGSALPGVIDILGSPSFTESMFDEAGATKERSNEGVHGADDPLRCFFDGVDSTTIEDFTELGNLEVPRKSPSSEASVLHHETFLRYRDVLSQPEADVKELVEKRDMYKLLNEHREGEGKNLRVELDATQKEHANLVEYLKIFEVSDDELDMVSNGQNPQVQQKVDRVDQLRAEMDEVKAMVEESMGKLDRLALEKETAQEQLASAEAQLRVAREKAEARSQKIKDLQSQLGSAAAERDTLAQKLKAAKSVVEITRSNAKEIVAQYKANAEAAQDRLKVITE; this is encoded by the exons atggaggatcgtaatcctcctttAATTTTTTGTGAACAAGATCGACTCCTGTCAGCTCACCGTGGATCATATACTCC gtttcCTAAGACCGTCGAGCTTAGGCCTCCGGTTGGGGACGAGGACTTGCCCGCTGATTCTTCTACTTCGGGACAGCCCGGAGCCATAGCAGGAGAGAAAAAAAGGAAGAGGGCCCCGAGTTCCCcaagctcggagaaaaagaaaccaaGGAGAAGGTTGGTTCGTAAGCCAAAGAAAAGATCCAGCTCCCGAGTGCATTTCTCAGACTCACTTTTTCGGCTCAGGGACGAGCCTGAGGAGGACGAGCTGTTTATGGCCCACGAGTCATCTATCCCCGAGGAATGGATGGCAACCGAGGGGGAAACGACGGAGGCTAATCCCCCTCAAGTTCATGAGGCTGGTGCCGAAGTGAGGGCCAAGATCTTTCGAGATACTGGCTCCGCCCTGCCCGGTGTTATAGATATTTTGGGATCGCCCTCGTTCACAGAGTCTATGTTCGATGAAGCCGGGGCGACAAAGGAGCGATCCAATGAAGGGGTTCATGGAGCGGACGATCCCCTTCGATGCTTCTTTGATGGTGTGGACTCAACCACCATAGAAGACTTCACCGAGTTAGGCAATTTAGAGGTGCCGAGGAAAAGCCCATCCTCGGAG GCCTCGGTTCTTCACCATGAAACCTTTCTCCGGTATCGGGATGTGCTTAGCCAACCCGAGGCCGATGTCAAAGAGCTTGTTGAGAAGAgggacatgtataagcttctcaaCGAGCATCGCGAAGGAGAAGGCAAGAACCTTCGAGTTGAGTTGGATGCGACTCAGAAAGAACATGCCAACCTGGTAGAATATTTAAagatctttgaagttagtgatgacgaGTTAGACATGGTGAGTAATGGTCAGAACCCGCAGGTTCAGCAGAAGGTTGATCGGGTCGACCAGCTCCGAGCCGAGATGGACGAGGTTAAGGCCATGGTCGAAGAGTCGATGGGAAAATTGGACCGATTGGCTttggaaaaggagactgcccAGGAGCAGCTGGCATCGGCAGAGGCCCAACTTCGAGTGGCGAGGGAGAAAGCTGAGGCCCGATCCCAAAAAATCAAAGACCTCCAGTCTCAACTGGGCTCGGCCGCTGCCGAACGGGATACCCTTGCCCAGAAGCTTAAAGCAGCCAAATCAGTGGTAGAAATAACCAGGTCCAACGCCAAAGAGATAGTGGCCCAGTACAAAGCTAATGCTGAGGCAGCCCAGGACCGCCTGAAAGTTATTACCGAATAA
- the LOC138909521 gene encoding uncharacterized mitochondrial protein AtMg00810-like → MSGMCIKLPRALTEQPDDIPPSLSSSIEHQSTIIPSAPTPHVLARPSIVQVYLRRQDTNDTCPTTVPSSSDPPSPGPTENLDFLISLRKATSQNWPLHQLDIKNVFLHGNLQEKVSDYAGISSLKSFLHTRLHTKDLSLLKYFLGIEVNRRKKEILLSRRKYILDLLVEIKKLAAKPRSTLMVPDVHLMKNDGDPFDDPERYTMLVGKLNYSTMTPPDIAFAASGVSQFMSTPMVKIWVALEQILCYVKGAPRLSILYSNHGHTLIECFADANWAGSKIDRRYTKGYCVFVGGNLVSWRSKKQSVVSRFSAES, encoded by the exons ATGAGTGGCATGTGTATCAAGTTACCCCGTGCTTTGACAGAACAACCAGATGATATTCCTCCATCTCTTAGTTCTTCTATTGAGCACCAATCCACTATTATACCTTCAGCACCTACTCCCCATGTATTAGCAAGACCGTCAATTGTTCAAGTTTACTTGAGGAGACAAGATACAAATGATACATGTCCTACAACAGTTCCTTCGTCATCAGATCCTCCTTCGCCTGGTCCTACAGAAAATCTTGACTTTCTTATTTCTCTTCGCAAAG CTACTTCCCAGAATTGGCCTTTACATCAATTGGATATCAAGAATGTGTTCCTTCATGGTAATCTTCAAGAGAAAGT AAGTGACTATGCGGGGATCTCTTCCCTCAAGTCTTTCCTGCATACTAGGCTTCATACAAAGGACTTGAGCCTGTTGAAATACTTTTTGGGAATAGAAGTAAATAGAAGGAAGAAGGAAATTCTTTTATCTCGGAGAAAGTATATTCTTGACTTGcttgtagaaattaaaaagttGGCAGCTAAACCCCGCAGTACTCTGATGGTTCCTGATGTGCACCTTATGAAAAATGATGGCGATCCTTTTGATGATCCAGAAAGATATACGATGTTAGTTGGAAAATTAAACTACTCTACTATGACTCCTCCAGATATTGCTTTTGCGGCAAGTGGTGTTAGCCAGTTCATGTCCACACCAATGGTCAAAATTTGGGTAGCTTTGGAACAGATTTTATGTTATGTGAAAGGAGCTCCTAGACTTAGCATATTATATAGTAATCACGGCCATACTCTAATTGAGTGTTTTGCTGATGCTAATTGGGCTGGATCCAAAATTGATAGAAGATATACTAAAGGCTATTGTGTCTTTGTTGGAGGGAACCTTGTATCGTGGAGAAGTAAGAAGCAAAGTGTTGTATCTCGATTCAGTGCAGAATCATAG